TCGGGCGTTCTCCACATAAATCACAGTTAGTTATCGACCCGAGAGCGGGAAGCACtcagaaccagacagaaataCTCAAACAGAACCCAATGAATTTCTTCCTCAAAGGAAACTTGGTACCAGCGGAGATGACAACAGCAGATTTGCTCATGCAAACATATTTATACAGAgatcaaaattaatttatttttatacaataataTAGAATAGATTTTTATATGTACACACGCaagtacaattaaaaaaaaaagaacatcttaGAAAGCAAAGTAGGATTTTATCCGAGTGAGGAAAGCTGTCATGTTAGCCAACTCCTATTAAAGTTCAAACTAATTCGTCCAAAACACTTTTTGAAGGAAAATCTGAATCATGTTCCTTCACAGCTTCACATCCCAGAGCTCATTTGGGACTAAGTGGGGAACAAACATGCAGGGCTTTGCAGATGGGAAAGAAATTTGACTAGCCCGCTTTTCTTCGCAAGTTCAGAAAGCAGGAATGTGTCTGATTTTGATTTGCGGGGGGAAAAGAAATGGGGAAACCAAGATTatcttcttttttgtgtgtgacttATTTAACAGTTAATGGCTACCAGAAGGACAATCTGCCACAGGGCCTCCTGACTCAGCAATCAAAGTGGGTTAATCCAAGTCATTCCACCACAGTGGGAAAATATCGCTTTCCAACTCACATATATGCTCCCAAATATTACCACCTGTTTTTAGAGGGCAGTGAAGGCAACATCAGGTTTCTGTCAGGACTGGTTTCAGTGGCGCTACAGCTCAGCTAACTCGGCCCAAACGATTACAActcagcagaaaacagaaaacaagaccTGATGGAAGCGTGAACGTCATTCACTTTGGGCTTTTAGGTCTTTCTCCCGTTGCTTAGCAACTTTGTTGCTACGTTTAGCAACTTCTcagacgaaaaaaaaaaaaaatcgtccaaaatcagaatcggtaGGTCAGACTTTTTGAAAGATTGGAGATCGACTGGAAAACtggtaagaaaaacaaaaggaaaaaaaaacatataggAGCTGAATAAGGtgaacaaaatagaaaatatttctgttgattAAGGGCTGCAATgtatgattattttagttaagCCTTTAGGAATACATTAAAGgatgcaaataaattattacatttcttttttaaataagaaaataaacattttgttgcctaaaatgaacaatatatatatatatatatatgtgtttttaatttccctttaggatcaataaagtaatatctttaattgaattaaatattcttaactttttttttcagacctgCATGGATGTTTTAACGGTTTTATCCAAATTACATTATATGGCACAAAAAACTACAttatatgcagaaaaaaaacccatcaaataGAAATGTATTGCACAGTCAGActcttgtttggtttttactgttttctgaaAATTGTTGAAAAGCCAGAGATCCTTTCTGCTCACAGACATCACCATCTAcagcaactctttgaagaaccttaaagaggcagtattatgaaTTTTCCAGTCACATCAAGTAagtatgttaccttcagttataaaattgacaaaaatatcaaatacgacttaaaagaaaattgactttgtaatttaacccattgaaattgggtctctgtctctttctgaagctcccactctttctgaaactccgccctcaggaagtcatcccaacatggctcctctattaaccctttaccagcttttcactgagaagtaactcagcagatgctcagttccacctggtgtttgctaattgctgttggctagtctgaaggagctgagcggaGGGcggctctgtgaggcagaagcttggaagcttgtaaactgcagctctgaggaggagtttgtcatcgaaggcggggctaggtccacccaggcgttttgcacagctgaataaGAAATCAttgaatctccatggcaaccaaatGTGCACAGAAGAATCAAGGTAAACCTCCAGGTAcatttttgatgaaaacataacattatgacatgatgtaatgctaaaaaaaaaaaaaaaaaaaagagtcaattttacataatactgtgcCTTTAATTTCCACAAACTATTTCTGAATATGAATTCATATGAATTATATCTGAATGTATATTTGAGCCAGTTCAGATTCATCATTAAAAGCCCAAAATGATTCATGCTGATGACAGGTACATGTGAACTTCTCACCAGAGCTGTGAGAGGgcgtgcgtgtgggtgtgtgtgttatggAGCACAGTCCGGTTTGGAACAACACAGAACACAGGGAGGAATACTCAGGCTGCCAAGTGCATTCTGGGAATTTGAGGCCTTGTACAGTAACTTGGTATCTGCCGTTTAAACACAAATAAGACGCTACTAGTTGCTATTTACGTGGAACATAAAGATCTCCCCAGTCAAAGTGTCACTGTGAGTTTAATCAGGTGAAGGTCTAGCCTCCCTTACTGTGTGCGGTGTGTTAAGGCCGGTGTGGGTGGCCCGCCTCATCGGCCAGGTTCAGGATGTAGCCGACCACTTCGTCCTCTGAGGGGAAGTCGGACATCACCCACGAATCGTCGGCAGCCGTCACCTGCAGCCGGCAGATGGGACAGTTCCGGCTGCGGCCGCTCCTGCCAACGCAGAAAACGCCACGCGATGTCAATGAGAAGCCACCACAAACAACCACGGCATAAACAATACGTTCATATCAGCAATCACACTGctccagtgtattataagcctggcggtctaccaggctttacttgtgcccccaccaggctaagcattgctgttttattttagtcttgttttttgttttgtttttttaaatgatggcatttttaagaatttatagTCAGTATTCAAGCATTAATCTtccaaaaacacataattatcaagtgatattttaaaatttcctgtccactttaaaaaatgttttaactgaaaaacacagcaggccgatgaatgaatgactgccccagcgccccaaccaccgggcttagcaagttttctgggggaaaccctgacaCTGCTAGCAGAGCTCCATTAGTTTGTTGGGTTCCTCAGGGACCCATTTGGGGACTTCTTTTATTCTGACTCTGtattaaagatttaaagaagaagaaggaaaaaaaaaacgtttgtaAAAGTGCACCGCCTCacagttgcttttttaaatcttattgttcttatgtgtgaataaaattaaaaataaataaataaagcaagcTTCACCATTTGTCGATGCATTTCTGACAGAAGCTGTGAGCGCAGGGCAGGATGAGGTCGGCCTTTCCGTCCATGCAGATGCAGCACTCCTCCTGGTCGGTCAGCTGCTTCACCCTGCACTCAGTAAAACACACCACTTCAGCTCTACAGCGCCTTGCAAAACTATTTCTACCTTTAGAACACTTGAAACATATGGTTTTAAacgtttttctttcttcctactaattaaaaatgtgaaagctCCCTGCTGAAGAAGAGCCACTCCTGTGTGCTGACCTCCCCATCCACATGCTGGCCTGGCAGGAGTCGGTGGAGGGCAGCTGGGCGGACGAGCCCCTGACGGCGCCCTCTGCTGACAGAACCTCAGCCGCCTGGCTGGTGATGTCCCGGTACAGCTGGATGAACTGATACAGGTTCATGATGCGAGACGCCTCCACCACTCCGCTCTCCTTGTTTATCTGAGACGTGACAAATTCAAACCAGATCTCCCATCATCCAACCCGGTTAAGGAGATCGGGGCCAGTTTACCGGCgcgtttttgatatttttgaaagtg
Above is a window of Xiphophorus hellerii strain 12219 chromosome 2, Xiphophorus_hellerii-4.1, whole genome shotgun sequence DNA encoding:
- the rnf141 gene encoding RING finger protein 141, yielding MGQQISGQINHLPEKLVKHAGLVRESGYLTYEEFLGRVAELNDVTAKLAAGQQKHLLFEVQPGSDASALWKVAVRIVCTKINKESGVVEASRIMNLYQFIQLYRDITSQAAEVLSAEGAVRGSSAQLPSTDSCQASMWMGRVKQLTDQEECCICMDGKADLILPCAHSFCQKCIDKWSGRSRNCPICRLQVTAADDSWVMSDFPSEDEVVGYILNLADEAGHPHRP